The following coding sequences are from one Neurospora crassa OR74A linkage group I, whole genome shotgun sequence window:
- the un-7 gene encoding transglutaminase-like protein, variant 2, giving the protein MAGNNSGGGSYPLDDHVKSVARDLQHRFAQMSNRDQKFDLHVIPDLLSQPVVPEPPAQDDKEAQNFEKYLIAMSHIPLNYENPGLLDEALQQIPLDRLSQEAEEEVELFQAKAASLGRSKPEWSHQECMVRALLRWFRRSFFTFVNNPPCSECLSPTNKIRNVAPTPEERAHSATWVELYACVTCGAYERFPRYTEAWQLLRVKRGRAGDFANVFTMLCRALDIRARWVWCQEDYLWTEIYSEHQQRWVHVDSCEEAWDMPHMYYKNWGKKMSYVIAFSREGAVDVTRRYVGSPDALLPRTRCPEGVLKFIMEEITNLHRPKYAPDGETRLRLYREDVAEDVQLRSLWSATLEQSRRLKAAAAAAARGGRSSPDNKSGANMMGSPATGDIKRPIPEDAPVPDVPSLWPTYGP; this is encoded by the exons ATGGCAGGAAACAATTCAGGGGGTGGGAGTTACCCATTAGACGACCATGTGAAAAGCGTGGCACGCGATCTACAGCATAGGTTTGCGCAAATGTCAAACCGGGATCAGAAATTCGACCTACATGTCATACCCGATCTTCTTTCACAACCAGTAGTCCCCGAGCCGCCCGCGCAAGACGACAAGGAGGCCCAGAATTTCGAAAAATACCTAATAGCAATGTCGCATATACCCCTAAACTACGAGAATCCCGGCCTCCTGGACGAGGCGTTACAGCAAATCCCACTCGATAGGTTATCGCAGGAGgcagaagaggaggtggaacTTTTCCAAGCGAAAGCCGCAAGCCTGGGAAGATCAAAACCGGAATGGAGTCATCAAGAGTGTATGGTCAGGGCCCTGCTTAG GTGGTTTCGCCGATCATTCTTCACCTTTGTGAATAATCCTCCATGTTCCGAATGCTTGTCGCCCACCAACAAAATCCGTAACGTTGCGCCTACACCAGAGGAAAGAGCCCATAGTGCGACATGGGTCGAGCTGTACGCGTGCGTCACGTGTGGGGCATATGAACGATTCCCACGATATACGGAGGCATGGCAATTACTACGAGTAAAGCGTGGAAGGGCTGGCGACTTTGCCAACGTCTTCACCATGCTTTGCCGAGCTCTTGACATCCGAGCTCGCTGGGTGTGGTGCCAGGAAGACTACCTGTGGACCGAAATTTACTCTGAGCATCAACAACGATGGGTTCACGTCGACAGTTGCGAAGAGGCTTGGGATATGCCCCACATGTACTATAAGAACTGGGGCAAAAAGATGTCCTACGTTATTGCCTTTTCGCGCGAGGGCGCGGTCGATGTTACCAGGCGGTACGTAGGGTCACCGGACGCCCTGCTCCCACGCACACGCTGCCCCGAAGGCGTCCTCAAGTTCATCATGGAGGAAATCACCAACCTGCATCGGCCAAAGTACGCCCCGGACGGAGAGACCCGCCTGCGGCTCTATCGGGAAGATGTAGCCGAAGACGTGCAGCTTCGTTCGTTGTGGTCGGCTACCCTGGAACAGAGTCGGAGGTTGAAGGCGGccgctgcggctgctgctcggGGTGGCCGCAGTAGCCCCGACAACAAGAGCGGCGCCAACATGATGGGCTCGCCAGCGACGGGCGACATCAAACGACCCATCCCTGAGGATGCACCTGTTCCTGATGTCCCTTCACTCTGGCCGACGTATGGACCTTGA
- a CDS encoding Wdr1p, translating to MDIHRCRFVPYPASAINAVAFSHSALPPVPAGKKNLQKNIQVRLAVGRANGDIEIWNPLNGSWHQELLIPGGNDRSIDGLVWVTDPDEEMADGKIIHGKSRLFSVGYTNTITEWDLEKSRAKKHASGQHGEIWCLGVQPPSSDLHAPRKLVAGTVDGNLVMYSIEDGDLKFQKSLIRAPSKKVKMVSICFQSRNVVIVGCSNSTICAYDIRNGSLLQQMTLGSDHSSASKNIIVWSVKCLPNGDIVSGDSTGQVCIWDGKTYTQAQRIQSHTQDVLCLAVSADGRRIVSGGMDRRTALYEPVAGQPGRWSKAFHRRYHGHDVKTMASFEGKGMSVVVSGGPDASPVVMPLRAAGKEFHRTLPHLPQTVNVKSASKARFVVSWWDNEVRIWHLSSPSRDLLNGAVATTDLRKTRKLIAQIYVKGDHNITSAAISEDGTFLVASTATDIKAFQLDISDSQQLKIKKVEVASAGHGAMKVEISPDRRWLSWVESGSNVMAAEITVNEDGYAVSAPSKLRRLHRQIPKNILLGGLGTYDRNVTQMVFSPDSKMLSVADIAGWIDTWVLRVPGEETKGTNGEADDASSSDSSDDEEDDQKDATSERWVRNPNAALIPKLDSAPVVLSFSKTPRQEGEDYTLLAITTLKQVLIFNPLRGSLADWSRRNTYAKLPEQLRVTRDLVKGVVWQGPRVWIYGISFLFMLDLSQDLDSQDASALSKQKSSLKRKRDGKENGAGGKMDHQNALAPHKIRAAVAGQDGATEWVDVEMADADDQRGAASSGVEDEDDDYDEDMEGGELQRLRDGEAGKEEQKKDSVKQKAKWWHTYQYRPILGIVPLDGETVEESNGTSEGIPIPPLEVALVERPSWDCEVPPRYFSNGERER from the exons ATGGATATTCACAGGTGTCGCTTCGTTCCCTATCCCGCTTCCGCCATCAACGCCGTCGCCTTTTCCCACTCCGCTCTCCCGCCCGTCCCGGCCGGCAAGAAGAACCTCCAGAAGAACATCCAGGTGCGCCTCGCTGTTGGTCGCGCCAATGGCGACATCGAGATCTGGAACCCCCTCAATGGCTCTTGGCACCAGGAGCTGTTGATCCCCGGCGGCAATGACCGGAGTATCGACGGCCTGGTCTGGGTTACCGACCCCGACGAGGAAATGGCCGACGGCAAGATCATCCACGGCAAGTCCCGTCTGTTCAGTGTCGGCTACACCAACACAATCACCGAATGGGACCTCGAAAAGTCCCGCGCAAAGAAGCACGCGAGCGGCCAGCACGGCGAGATCTGGTGCCTCGGCGTTCAGCCCCCTTCCTCCGACCTCCACGCCCCAAGAAAGCTCGTCGCCGGCACTGTCGACGGCAATCTCGTCATGTACTCGATCGAAGATGGTGACCTCAAGTTCCAGAAGAGCCTGATCAGGGCCCCTTCcaagaaggtcaagatgGTTAGCATCTGCTTTCAGTCCAGGAATGTTGTCATTGTCGGCTGCTCCAACAGCACCATTTGCGCCTACGACATCCGAAACGGCTCGCTTCTCCAGCAAATGACCCTCGGCTCCGAccactcctccgcctccaagAACATTATCGTCTGGTCCGTCAAGTGCCTACCGAACGGTGACATAGTCTCTGGTGACTCGACTGGCCAGGTGTGCATTTGGGACGGCAAGACCTATACCCAAGCCCAAAGGATACAAAGCCATACCCAGGACGTCTTGTGCCTGGCTGTCAGTGCTGATGGCAGGAGGATTGTGTCTGGTGGCATGGACAGACGGACGGCCCTGTACGAGCCGGTTGCTGGACAACCCGGTCGCTGGTCCAAGGCCTTCCACAGAAGGTATCATGGCCATGACGTCAAGACCATGGCCTCTTTCGAGGGCAAGGGCATGAGTGTCGTAGTTTCTGGAG GCCCTGATGCCAGCCCCGTTGTCATGCCCCTCCGTGCGGCAGGCAAGGAATTCCACCGTACCCTCCCCCATCTTCCGCAGACCGTCAATGTCAAGAGCGCATCCAAGGCACGGTTCGTTGTCAGCTGGTGGGACAACGAGGTTCGCATCTGGCATCTCTCCAGCCCGTCGCGCGATCTCTTGAACGGTGCTGTCGCCACCACCGACCTGCGCAAGACACGGAAACTTATTGCCCAGATCTACGTCAAGGGCGATCACAACATTACCTCGGCCGCCATCAGCGAGGATGGTACCTTCCTTGTTGCGTCTACTGCCACCGATATCAAGGCGTTTCAGCTCGATATTAGCGATTCGCAACAACTCAAGATTAAGAAGGTCGAGGTTGCGAGCGCTGGTCACGGAGCTATGAAGGTGGAGATCTCTCCCGACAGGCGTTGGCTGTCCTGGGTCGAGAGCGGCAGCAATGTGATGGCGGCGGAAATCACCGTGAACGAGGACGGATACGCCGTTTCTGCTCCCTCCAAGCTGCGCCGCCTCCACCGGCAAATCCCGAAAAACATCCTCCTCGGTGGTCTTGGTACCTACGACCGAAACGTTACACAAATGGTCTTCTCCCCTGACAGCAAAATGCTCAGTGTCGCTGACATCGCCGGATGGATCGATACCTGGGTATTACGCGTCCCAGGAGAGGAGACAAAAGGCACAAACGGCGAGGCTGACGACGCTTCCTCGAGCGACTCATcagatgacgaggaagatgatcaAAAGGATGCTACGAGTGAGCGCTGGGTACGCAACCCCAACGCAGCCCTCATTCCCAAGCTTGATTCGGCTCCTGTTGTTCTGTCCTTCTCCAAGACTCCCCGCCAGGAGGGCGAAGACTACACCCTCTTGGCCATCACGACATTAAAACAAGTTCTTATTTTCAACCCTCTTCGCGGCTCTCTAGCAGACTGGTCTCGCCGGAACACCTATGCCAAGCTCCCGGAGCAACTCCGTGTCACGAGAGATCTGGTCAAGGGTGTTGTATGGCAAGGCCCACGAGTCTGGATCTACGGTATCTCCTTTCTCTTCATGTTGGATCTTTCTCAAGATCTGGATAGCCAAGATGCCAGCGCTCTTTCCAAGCAAAAATCCAGCCTAAAGCGGAAGAGGGATGGCAAAGAGAATGGCGCAGGCGGCAAGATGGACCACCAGAACGCACTTGCCCCCCACAAGATTAGGGCGGCTGTTGCCGGACAGGACGGCGCCACCGAGTGGGTGGATGTCGAGATGGCGGATGCCGATGACCAGAGGGGTGCTGCCAGCAGCGGagtcgaggatgaggacgacgacTATGACGAGGATATGGAGGGCGGCGAGCTCCAGCGCCTACGCGACGGCGAAGCGGGCAAAGAGGAGCAAAAGAAGGATTCAGTGAAGCAGAAGGCCAAGTGGTGGCATACGTATCAATACCGACCCATTCTAGGCATCGTACCTCTTGACGGCGAAACGGTGGAGGAATCCAACGGAACGTCGGAGGGCATTCCGATCCCGCCGCTCGAGGTTGCTCTTGTGGAGAGGCCGAGCTGGGATTGTGAAGTACCCCCGAGATACTTTTCAAATGGTGAGCGGGAGAGGTAA
- the nic-6 gene encoding Npt1p, giving the protein MDFNSSLPHPAGVISFLDTDLYKLTMQCAVLKYFKDVPVTYSFTNRTPEKKLSREAFVWLEEQVMKLGNISLSPEELQFLKTHCPYLTEEYLDYLSEFRLRPREQVAVSFRPDGDSDLGDIHYDIKGNWAETILYEIPLLALTSEAYFKFMDTDWDYDGQEEKAYEKGMRLLEAGCVFSEFGTRRRRDYHTQALVFRGLTKAAKEAEKRGLTGKLSGTSNVHLAMRFNIPPVGTVAHEWFMGNAAILGDYKSATEEALSRWVGCYGPGVLGIALTDTFGTPEFLRAFSKPMSASGEPVPQPRDRKISTADAFISAAKDFIKDLHPDKTYAQVFTGVRQDSGDPKEFVKLMRKFYDEQGIKDKKVIVFSDSLDIDRCLEYKEVAEAAGFQPTFGVGTYFTNDFVHKATGKKSTPLNIVIKLSSAAGNPAVKISDNVGKNTGDKATVEKVKRELGYVEKDWSEGDESARWGHDGDAATA; this is encoded by the exons ATGGACTTCAACAGCTCTTTGCCTCACCCAGCGGGTGTTATCTCGTTCCTCGACACCGATCTGTACAAGTTGACGATGCAATGCGCCGTTCTCAAATACTTCAAAGACGTACCCGTCACCTACTCGTTCACAAACCGCACTCCCGAGAAGAAGTTGTCGCGCGAAGCCTTCGTCTGGCTCGAAGAACAGGTTATGAAGCTCGGGAATATCAGCCTATCCCCCGAGGAGCTCCAGTTCCTCAAGACTCACTGCCCTTACCTAACCGAAGAGTATCTTGATTACCTTTCCGAGTTCCGCCTTCGGCCGCGAGAGCAGGTCGCCGTTTCCTTCCGCCCTGATGGTGACTCAGATCTCGGTGATATCCACTATGATATTAAGGGCAATTGGGCCGAGACTATTCTCTACGAAATTCCGCTTCTCGCACTCACTTCGGAAGCCTACTTCAAGTTCATGGACACGGACTGGGATTATGATGGCCAGGAAGAGAAGGCCTATGAGAAGGGCATGCGCCTGCTCGAGGCTGGTTGCGTGTTCTCGGAATTCGGAACCCGCCGGCGCCGCGACTACCACACGCAAGCTTTGGTGTTTAGGGGTCTCACCAAGGCGGCCAAGGAAGCCGAGAAGAGAGGCCTAACCGGCAAGCTCTCCGGCACTAGCAATGTTCACCTTGCCATGCGCTTCAACATCCCACCCGTTGGCACCGTTGCGCACGAGTGGTTTATGGGTAACGCCGCCATCCTTGGAGATTACAAGTCCGCTACAGAGGAAGCCCTTTCCCGCTGGGTTGGATGCTACGGCCCTGGCGTCCTCGGCATTGCGCTCACAGATACCTTTGGAACCCCTGAATTCCTTAGGGCGTTTAGCAAGCCAATGTCGGCATCTGGAGAGCCCGTACCACAGCCAAGGGATCGCAAGATCAGCACGGCCGATGCCTTCATCTCGGCAGCGAAAGATTTCATCAAGGACCTCCATCCCGACAAGACCTATGCCCAAGTTTTCACGGGTGTCCGCCAGGATTCGGGAGACCCCAAGGAGTTTGTCAAGCTCATGCGCAAGTTCTATGATGAACAGGGCATCAAGGACAAAAAGGTTATTGTCTTTTCCGACTCGCTGGATATTGACAGGTGCTTGGAGTACAAGGAGGTTGCTGAAGCGGCCGGCTTCCAGCCAACTTTTGGTGTCGGTACCTACTTTACCAATGACTTTGTCCACAAGGCTACTGGCAAGAAATCCACGCCTCTGAATATTGTCATCAAGCTGAGCTCGGCTGCCGGAAATCCAGCAGTCAAGATCAG TGACAACGTGGGAAAGAACACAGGCGATAAGGCGACGGTCGAGAAGGTCAAGCGAGAGCTCGGATACGTCGAAAAGGATTGGAGCGAGGGTGATGAGTCGGCAAGATGGGGTCACGATGGTGATGCTGCCACGGCATGA
- a CDS encoding choline transporter, with amino-acid sequence MDSSHQPSVDEKRSVRAGGRPEDRDEIVAAVENGVVVNASGYRDQLDRQYSLLGLAGIAITIDNAWIALGSSISVSILNGGPPGLIFGLIVAVFYYSFIGAGLAELASAIPTAGGVYHWATIAGGPKYGRILGFFTGWINFYGWMFDLAALMQITANICISMYSVYHQTTYTYEPWQVYITYLLVLWLSTAVVIFANRVIPHTQKIGMFFVIVGGIITIIVISAMPKRHASDYFVWKSFTENNLTGWPGGLAFLLGVLNGAFTVGTPDAITHMAEELPHPKKDLPKAIGLQIGLGFLYAFCFAIALCYAITDLDALQGGFNTYPLANIYAQATAHADGTTNHGATFGLLFIILCSSLLCCVGTVLANSRIYWALARDNAVPLSPLFSRVNETLSCPIPATLFVATIASALGAIPLGSPTAFLNLTGSFIILTTTSYAIPFAANILTRRRYLPSAPGSFRLGKFGTPINILAVLFIVLFNALFCFPYDYPTTTESMNYNSVILVGVVALTALWWVVHARRNYPGPRVMALYIHGGDITGERVQVSEGVEAPGSGLEQEGYGGVGVFREKPQEKKKGSDGGILP; translated from the exons ATGGACAGTTCACATCAACCATCGGTCGACGAAAAACGAAGTGTGCGGGCCGGAGGACGTCCTGAAGACCGAGATGAGATCGTCGCCGCGGTCGAGAATGGAGTCGTGGTCAATGCTTCAGGTTATCGAGACCAGCTCGACCGACAATACAGTCTGTTGGGCTTGGCTGGCATTGCAATTACCATTGACAACGCCTGGATAGCTCTCGGGTCGTCTATCTCGGTGTCCATTC TTAACGGTGGTCCGCCTGGTCTTATTTTTGGTCTTATCGTCGCGGTTTTCTATTACAGCTTCATTGGGGCTGGACTGGCTGAG CTTGCATCAGCTATTCCAACTGCTGGTGGTGTTTACCATTGGGCCACTATCG CCGGCGGGCCCAAATATGGCCGGATTCTTGGTTTCTTCACCGGCTGGATCAACTTCTACGGATGGATGTTCGACCTAGCCGCCCTGATGCAGATCACGGCCAACATCTGCATCAGCATGTACTCTGTTTACCACCAGACCACTTACACCTACGAGCCATGGCAGGTATACATCACCTACCTGCTTGTCCTTTGGCTTTCCACGGCAGTTGTGATCTTTGCCAACCGAGTGATTCCGCACACCCAGAAAATCGGCAtgttcttcgtcatcgtcggcggTATTATCACCATTATTGTCATCTCAGCCATGCCCAAGCGTCACGCTAGTGATTACTTTGTCTGGAAATCTTTCACCGAGAATAACCTCACGGGCTGGCCGGGTGGTTTAGCATTTTTGTTGGGGGTTTTGAACGGGGCGTTCACCGTGGGAACGCCAGATGCTATCACGCATATGGCTGAGGAGCTGCCACATCCGAAGAAGGACTTACCGAAGGCAATTGGGCTACAAATCGGCTTGGGCTTTCTCT ACGCATTCTGCTTCGCCATCGCCCTTTGCTACGCCATCACCGATCTCGACGCCCTCCAAGGCGGCTTCAACACTTACCCGCTCGCCAATATCTACGCTCAAGCGACCGCCCACGCCGACGGGACTACGAACCACGGCGCTACCTTCGGTCTCTTGTTCATTATCTTGTGCTCCTCACTCCTCTGCTGTGTCGGTACGGTTCTAGCCAACTCACGCATCTACTGGGCTTTGGCCCGAGACAACGCCGTCCCTTTGTCCCCTCTCTTTTCCCGCGTCAATGAGACACTTAGCTGTCCTATCCCTGCCACTCTTTTCGTCG CAACAATCGCATCAGCCCTAGGCGCCATCCCCCTCGGCTCGCCTACCGCCTTCCTCAACCTAACCGGTtccttcatcatcctcaccaccacctcctacGCCATCCCGTTTGCCGCCAACATTTTGACCCGGCGCCGATACCTGCCCTCCGCCCCCGGCTCTTTTCGGCTAGGCAAGTTCGGAACGCCCATCAACATTTTAGCGGTTCTCTTCATCGTGTTGTTCAACGCCCTCTTTTGCTTCCCCTACGATTATCCAACCACGACGGAATCGATGAACTATAATAGTGTCATTTTGGTTGGAGTGGTGGCACTGACGGCgttgtggtgggtggtgcATGCGAGGAGGAATTATCCAGGGCCAAGAGTGATGGCGCTATATATCCATGGTGGTGATATCACTGGAGAGAGGGTACAAGTGAGTGAAGGGGTTGAGGCGCCTGGTAGTGGTTTGGAGCAGGAGGGATATGGAGGCGTGGGAGTGTTCAGGGAGAAGCctcaggagaagaagaagggtagtgATGGTGGGATACTTCCGTAG
- a CDS encoding methyltransferase LaeA, variant encodes MPASHTLGSSNQDSYPSYRAMEGHHGPGGPNLVPGYMENGRFYGEYKKGQYMFPIDELEKDRLDMFHHFFLLARNQQLFSAPFPNQESPRILDLGCGTGIWAIDMQDKYPVLGQVTGADLALIQPEFIPRNLVFKPMDIEEPWLELSGCAYDLIHLRTLNGSISDWPFVYDQIYRHLKPHCGFVEQVEIDWVPRSDDRSLPPDSHFLRWAEALVEAMDRAGRPMRLDSHRVQQQMRQAGLVDLHEQVIKVPINGWPEDAHEREIGRWFNLGLTQGLEALTLAPFTRILGYTPDAARNLISHVKEEIRSRKIRAYCTLHIFTARRPA; translated from the exons ATGCCTGCCTCTCATACCTTGGGATCTTCAAACCAGGACAGTTATCCGTCTTACAGAGCAATGGAAGGTCATCATGGGCCCGG GGGACCCAATCTAGTCCCTGGGTATATGGAAAACGGACGCTTCTATGGGGAGTATAAGAAAGGGCAATACATGTTCCCTATCGATGAG CTGGAGAAAGATAGACTCGACATGTTTCATCATTTCTTTTTGCTCGCTCGCAACCAGCAACTCTTCTCAGCACCGTTCCCGAATCAGGAAAGTCCGCGGATCCTCGACCTGGGATGTGGAACCGGAATATGGGCAATTGATATGCAAGA TAAATATCCAGTGCTTGGTCAAGTCACTGGTGCGGATCTTGCTCTTATCCAGCCAGAATT TATCCCGCGCAACCTCGTATTCAAGCCCATGGATATTGAAGAGCCGTGGCTGGAACTGAGCGGATGTGCTTATGACCTCATTCACCTACGTACACTGAATGGTAGCATCTCCGACTGGCCATTTGTGTATGACCAGATATACAG ACACCTGAAGCCCCATTGCGGATTTGTCGAGCAGGTGGAAATCGATTGGGTACCACGCAGTGATGATAGGAGTCTGCCACCGGATTCTCATTTCTTACGATGGGCCGAAGCGCTGGTGGAGGCAATGGATAGAGCTGGGCGCCCAATGAGACTGGACAGCCATCGCGTCCAGCAGCAAATGAGACAGGCTGGCCTGGTGGATCTTCACGAGCAGGTTATCAAGGTTCCTATCAATGGATGGCCAGAGGATGCTCATGAACGCGAGATTGGGCGATGGTTTAATCTTGGTCTCACTCAAGGTCTAGAAGCTCTAACCTTGGCGCCCTTCACCCGGATTCTCGGTTATACCCCAGACGCTGCGAGGAACCTCATCAGCCACGTGAAGGAGGAAATTCGGTCGCGGAAAATACGCGCGTATTGTACACT GCACATTTTCACGGCGAGAAGACCAGCATGA
- a CDS encoding ATP synthase subunit G, giving the protein MSFALVSRRSALTFGRRAVRFESTTSEKATEAAKKTAAKASEGLSRVSSAAGPVLAKYAKTLQSTLGRVGGRTGKLIAFAERQTPFVIYYSKVAAELGRIVFRGQSMTPPSVSTFKAYFQNFVKSVQSGSFFSNAGASLQNVRNISRTQVAAAGVLLAECLGFFTIGEMIGRMKLIGYHGETHAAAH; this is encoded by the exons ATGTCATTCGCCCTTGTTTCCCGGCGCTCGGCCCTCACCTTCGGCCGCCGCGCGGTCCGCTTCGAGTCTACCACCTCCGAGAAGGCTACCGAGGCCGCGAAGAAGACTGCTGCTAAGGCTTCCGAGGGTCTCTCCCGCGTCAGCTCCGCCGCCGGCCCTGTCCTCGCCAAATATGCCAAGACCCTCCAGAGCACCCTCGGCCGCGTCGGTGGCCGCACCGGCAAGCTGATTGCCTTCGCCGAGC GCCAGACCCCCTTCGTCATCTACTACAGCAAGGTCGCTGCTGAGCTTGGCCGCATTGTCTTCAGGGGCCAGAGCATGACTCCTCC CTCCGTCTCTACCTTCAAGGCCTACTTCCAGAACTTTGTCAAGTCCGTCCAGTCcggctctttcttttccaacGCCGGTGCTTCCCTCCAGAACGTCCGCAACATCTCAAGGACACAGGTCGCCGCTGCTGGTGTTCTCCTCGCTGAGTGCCTCGGCTTTTTCACCATCGGCGAGATGATCGGCCGGATGAAGCTCATCGGCTACCACGGCGAGACccacgccgccgcccacTAA
- a CDS encoding L-arabinitol 4-dehydrogenase, which produces MASSASKTNIGVFTNPQHDLWISEASPSLESVQKGEELKEGEVTVAVRSTGICGSDVHFWKHGCIGPMIVECDHVLGHESAGEVIAVHPSVKSIKVGDRVAIEPQVICNACEPCLTGRYNGCERVDFLSTPPVPGLLRRYVNHPAVWCHKIGNMSYENGAMLEPLSVALAGLQRAGVRLGDPVLICGAGPIGLITMLCAKAAGACPLVITDIDEGRLKFAKEICPEVVTHKVERLSAEESAKKIVESFGGIEPAVALECTGVESSIAAAIWAVKFGGKVFVIGVGKNEIQIPFMRASVREVDLQFQYRYCNTWPRAIRLVENGLVDLTRLVTHRFPLEDALKAFETASDPKTGAIKVQIQSLE; this is translated from the exons ATGGCTTCTAGCGCTTCCAAGACCAACATTGGCGTTTTCACCAACCCTCAGCATGATCTGTGGATCAGCGaggcctctccctctctcgaGAGCGTCCAAAAGGGCGAAGAGCTGAAGGAAGGCGAGGTCACTGTTGCCGTCCGAAGCACAGGCATTTGCGG ATCCGACGTCCACTTCTGGAAGCATGGTTGCATCGGCCCCATGATCGTCGAATGCGATCATGTCCTCGGCCACGAGTCGGCAGGCGAGGTCATTGCTGTCCATCCCAGCGTCAAGAGCATCAAGGTCGGCGACAGGGTTGCCATTGAGCCCCAAGTCATCTGCAATGCCTGCGAGCCCTGCCTGACTGGCCGTTACAACGGATGCGAGCGCGTTGACTTCCTCTCTACGCCCCCTGTGCCCGGCCTTCTCCGCCGCTACGTTAACCACCCTGCCGTGTGGTGCCACAAAATCGGTAACATGTCCTATGAGAACGGTGCCATGCTCGAGCCCCTTTCCGTGGCGCTGGCCGGTCTTCAGAGAGCCGGTGTTCGTCTGGGCGACCCTGTCCTCATCTGTGGTGCCGGCCCCATTGGTCTGATCACCATGCTCTGCGCCAAGGCCGCTGGTGCCTGCCCTCTTGTCATTACCGACATTGACGAAGGCCGCTTGAAGTTCGCCAAGGAGATCTGCCCCGAGGTCGTCACCCACAAGGTCGAGCGCCTGTCGGCCGAGGAGTCGGCCAAGAAGATCGTCGAGAGCTTTGGTGGAATCGAGCCCGCGGTGGCTCTCGAGTGTACTGGTGTCGAGAGCAGTATCGCGGCTGCTATCTGGGCCGTCAAGTTCGGCGGCAAGGTGTTCGTCATCGGCGTGGGCAAGAACGAGATCCAGATTCCTTTCATGCGCGCCAGTGTGCGCGAGGTCGACCTGCAGTTCCAGTACCGTTACTGCAACACTTGGCCCAGGGCCATTCGCCTGGTCGAGAATGGCCTCGTTGACCTCACCAGGCTGGTGACGCACCGTTTCCCGTTGGAGGATGCGCTCAAGGCGTTCGAGACGGCGTCAGACCCCAAGACGGGTGCCATCAAGGTGCAGATCCAGAGTCTGGAGTAA